In Spirosoma aureum, a single genomic region encodes these proteins:
- the plsX gene encoding phosphate acyltransferase PlsX, whose amino-acid sequence MKIAVDAMGGDFAPEAIVEGVVMAAAELPENVAIVLIGKQSLVQELIQKHGAEAVTNIELVNADDVIEMSEHPTKALSQKPNSSIGVGFKLLKDGQVNAFCSAGNTGAMHVGALFSIKAIEGILRPCIAGFVPQITGGHAVMLDIGANADCKPEMLAQFGEIGSIYAQYTFGIERPRVALMNIGTEEQKGSLVAQAAHQLLKDSRKINFVGNIEGGDFFAGQADVIVTDGFTGNTMFKLGESFYTMATQRGISDDFLDKTNYESVGGSPILGVNGNVIIAHGISSPLAIKNMISLAIRQVESDAYTKIAQALS is encoded by the coding sequence ATGAAAATTGCAGTGGACGCAATGGGTGGCGATTTTGCCCCCGAAGCTATTGTAGAAGGAGTTGTAATGGCCGCTGCTGAACTGCCGGAGAACGTAGCTATTGTGCTGATAGGCAAGCAGTCACTTGTGCAGGAATTAATCCAGAAACACGGTGCGGAAGCCGTTACCAATATCGAATTGGTCAACGCCGACGACGTCATTGAAATGAGTGAGCACCCAACCAAAGCGCTCTCGCAGAAACCCAATTCCAGCATCGGAGTTGGGTTTAAGCTTTTGAAAGATGGTCAGGTCAACGCTTTTTGCAGTGCCGGAAACACAGGGGCCATGCACGTAGGCGCACTATTTAGCATTAAAGCAATTGAAGGCATTTTACGACCGTGTATCGCCGGTTTTGTCCCACAAATTACGGGCGGTCATGCCGTTATGCTCGATATTGGAGCCAATGCTGACTGTAAACCTGAAATGCTGGCTCAGTTTGGCGAAATTGGATCGATCTATGCCCAGTACACGTTTGGTATTGAACGCCCACGTGTCGCTCTGATGAACATCGGTACCGAAGAGCAAAAGGGATCACTTGTGGCTCAGGCAGCCCATCAACTCCTGAAAGATAGCCGTAAAATTAATTTCGTAGGCAACATCGAGGGCGGAGATTTCTTTGCCGGACAGGCCGATGTCATTGTCACGGATGGCTTTACAGGCAATACGATGTTTAAGCTGGGTGAGTCGTTCTACACAATGGCAACCCAACGGGGCATCAGTGATGATTTTTTAGACAAAACCAATTACGAGTCAGTGGGCGGCAGTCCGATTCTGGGCGTCAATGGCAACGTAATTATTGCTCACGGGATCTCGTCCCCGTTGGCCATTAAAAACATGATAAGTCTGGCCATCCGACAGGTTGAATCAGACGCTTACACTAAAATTGCACAAGCCCTCAGTTAG